The following proteins come from a genomic window of Hymenobacter canadensis:
- a CDS encoding efflux RND transporter permease subunit translates to MPLRKLAHLTLLALGLLTALAGFFVAQLRFNYNFNDFYPAGDPDLDYYEQYAARFGNDNDYVLLGLEAPAGQTVFEPRFLTKVDSLTRFIRARRHVTQVSSPTTASNPVVEGLGVFNVPYLHPQEPARRATDSALVYRTPGLVGNLISRDARAVTVLFQTSPNLSKPPGDSLLAAVRTELARQGIPENEYHMAGKMVAQSVFVDRLQMELLVFMSLSVVLVTGLLWLTFRTWWGVVLPLVVVLGSILWGLGVMSAFGVSIDLMTALLPVMLFVVGMSDTIHIITRYVTELGYGASKKDSLLIALKESGFGSGLSALTTSIGFFTLMTSTIRPIYNFGLFTGIAVLLTFLLSFTLLPAMLLLLRKPQLRIPRETGHSWDGVLGRMFRTVLARRHWVVAISAVVLGLSVASASRIRINSALLDDLSQNDPVKLDFKFFERQFAGVRPFELDLKPAPGRSIYDLDVLRQTEQIENYLQKDYGLNFVASPVTLIKSVRKALNGGLLTEYRLPDSEAELARLTRKVKLFRKKPEFRALALPDGSEGRLTGRMPDVGSIRADALNAGLRRFLRTSVDSTVLQTRLTGSANLIDKNNENLTLNMITGMSIDIVMVTLIVLLLFRSVRMTVVVLIPNLVPILIVAGVMGAAGVSMKVSTSIIFTIAFGIAVDDTIHFISKLKLVLLKEPSLFKAVRKTYLMAGKAVIVTSLILVGGFSTLIFSSFDGTFYVGLLIGLTLLFGVVAELTLLPILILAFYRHRPKEIRQPVPLLEA, encoded by the coding sequence ATGCCCCTTCGCAAACTCGCGCACCTTACCCTGCTGGCCCTCGGGCTACTGACGGCTTTGGCCGGTTTTTTCGTGGCCCAGCTGCGGTTCAACTACAATTTCAACGACTTCTACCCCGCCGGCGACCCGGACCTGGACTACTACGAGCAGTACGCGGCCCGCTTCGGCAACGACAACGACTACGTGCTGCTGGGCCTGGAAGCCCCGGCCGGCCAGACGGTGTTCGAGCCCCGGTTCCTGACCAAGGTCGATTCGCTGACGCGCTTTATCCGGGCGCGACGGCACGTCACGCAGGTATCGTCGCCGACCACGGCCAGCAACCCGGTGGTGGAAGGGCTGGGCGTGTTCAACGTGCCCTACCTGCACCCCCAGGAGCCCGCCCGCCGCGCCACCGATTCGGCATTGGTGTACCGCACGCCGGGCCTCGTGGGCAACCTGATTTCCCGGGATGCGCGGGCCGTAACGGTGCTGTTCCAGACTTCGCCCAACCTCAGCAAGCCGCCCGGCGACTCGCTGCTGGCGGCCGTGCGCACGGAGCTGGCCCGCCAGGGCATCCCCGAAAACGAGTACCACATGGCCGGCAAAATGGTGGCCCAGTCGGTGTTCGTGGACCGGCTGCAGATGGAGCTGCTGGTGTTTATGAGCCTCTCGGTGGTACTCGTGACGGGGCTGCTGTGGCTCACGTTCCGGACCTGGTGGGGCGTGGTGCTGCCGCTGGTGGTGGTGCTGGGCTCCATTCTGTGGGGGCTGGGCGTGATGTCGGCCTTCGGGGTGAGCATTGATTTGATGACGGCTTTGCTGCCGGTGATGCTGTTCGTGGTGGGCATGTCGGATACCATCCACATCATCACGCGCTACGTCACGGAGCTGGGCTACGGGGCCAGCAAGAAGGATTCGCTGCTGATTGCGCTCAAGGAATCGGGCTTCGGCTCGGGGCTCTCGGCCCTCACCACCAGCATCGGTTTCTTCACGCTGATGACCAGCACCATCCGACCGATTTACAACTTCGGACTGTTTACAGGCATTGCCGTGCTGCTCACCTTCTTGCTCAGCTTCACGCTGCTGCCGGCCATGCTGCTGCTGCTGCGCAAGCCCCAGCTGCGCATTCCGCGCGAAACCGGCCACAGCTGGGACGGCGTGCTGGGCCGGATGTTCCGCACGGTGCTGGCCCGGCGGCACTGGGTGGTGGCCATCAGCGCGGTGGTGCTGGGGCTGTCGGTGGCCTCGGCCTCGCGCATCCGCATCAACTCGGCGCTGCTCGACGACCTGTCGCAAAACGACCCGGTGAAGCTGGATTTCAAGTTTTTCGAGCGGCAGTTCGCCGGCGTGCGGCCTTTCGAGCTGGATTTGAAGCCGGCCCCCGGCCGCTCGATTTACGACCTGGACGTGCTACGCCAGACCGAGCAGATTGAGAACTACCTGCAAAAGGATTACGGCCTGAACTTCGTGGCCTCGCCCGTCACGCTCATCAAATCGGTGCGCAAGGCCCTGAACGGGGGCCTGCTGACCGAGTACCGGCTGCCCGACTCGGAGGCCGAGCTGGCACGCCTGACGCGTAAGGTGAAGCTGTTTCGCAAGAAGCCGGAGTTCCGGGCCCTGGCCCTGCCCGACGGCTCCGAGGGCCGCCTCACCGGCCGCATGCCCGACGTGGGCAGCATCCGGGCCGATGCCCTGAACGCCGGCCTGCGCCGCTTCCTGCGCACCTCCGTAGACAGCACCGTGCTGCAAACCCGCCTCACCGGCTCGGCCAACCTCATCGACAAAAACAACGAAAACCTCACGCTCAACATGATTACGGGCATGAGCATCGACATTGTGATGGTGACGCTGATTGTGCTGCTGCTGTTCCGCTCGGTGCGCATGACGGTGGTGGTGCTCATCCCCAACCTGGTGCCCATCCTGATTGTGGCCGGCGTGATGGGCGCGGCCGGCGTGAGCATGAAGGTGAGCACCAGCATCATCTTCACCATTGCCTTCGGCATTGCCGTCGATGACACCATCCACTTCATCTCGAAGCTGAAACTGGTGCTGCTCAAGGAGCCCAGTTTGTTCAAGGCCGTGCGCAAAACCTACCTAATGGCCGGCAAAGCCGTCATCGTCACCTCGCTGATTCTGGTAGGCGGCTTCTCGACGTTGATCTTTTCTTCCTTTGACGGCACATTCTACGTGGGCCTGCTGATTGGTCTGACCCTGCTGTTCGGGGTAGTGGCTGAGCTGACTTTGCTGCCGATTCTGATTCTGGCGTTCTACCGTCACCGACCCAAGGAAATACGGCAGCCGGTACCTCTACTGGAGGCTTAG
- a CDS encoding SWIM zinc finger family protein yields the protein MTWTEEQARALITDPGTLKRGQELAAPAKWGNLGRTDSAAWGECKGSGSKPYQTGIDLTGPAFKCSCPSHAFPCKHGAALLLLLARQPQLLSTTTPPPWLTEWLDKRQQNQEKKVVRTQEPAAPTADPQATEAAAEAARQKREAQRQTRMQRGVQELETWLVDIMRAGLAATDQQPRSYWENQAARLVDNQLPGLATVVRELPTLRHQGADWPARMLARLGELYLLVRAFLRLPELAEDARQEVLQLVGVPLRKEDVQATQPAIPDEWRVLALTTTEEERLTVRRAWLQGRQTGRFALVVEFSFGGQAFVTPLLPDGSYAGELTFYPGLLPLRAIPGQLTFQGTSQGSSAPTGSCGPAQLLEEYAGALGRQPWFREWPALLTGGVPVPTAEGWMLRFPAGSGGPDATNGTSRENTTTAIRLLCDDLFGWELRAISGGEPLTIFGEWTGQGLRPLVGWNAVAERQTT from the coding sequence TTGACCTGGACCGAAGAACAGGCCCGCGCCCTCATCACTGACCCCGGCACCCTGAAACGGGGCCAGGAGCTGGCCGCCCCCGCCAAGTGGGGGAACCTGGGCCGCACCGACAGCGCCGCCTGGGGGGAGTGCAAAGGCAGCGGCAGCAAGCCCTACCAAACCGGCATCGACCTGACCGGCCCCGCCTTCAAGTGCTCCTGCCCGAGCCACGCTTTTCCCTGCAAGCACGGCGCAGCCCTGCTCCTGCTCTTGGCCCGGCAGCCCCAGCTGCTAAGCACTACCACGCCCCCACCGTGGCTGACGGAATGGTTGGATAAGCGCCAGCAAAACCAGGAAAAAAAGGTTGTCAGGACCCAGGAGCCGGCCGCACCGACTGCCGACCCGCAAGCCACCGAGGCCGCCGCGGAAGCCGCCCGCCAAAAGCGCGAAGCCCAGCGCCAAACCCGCATGCAGCGCGGGGTGCAGGAGCTGGAAACCTGGCTGGTGGATATCATGCGGGCCGGCCTCGCTGCCACCGACCAGCAGCCCCGCAGCTACTGGGAAAACCAAGCCGCCCGCCTCGTGGACAACCAGCTGCCCGGCCTCGCCACGGTGGTGCGTGAGCTGCCCACGCTGCGCCACCAGGGCGCCGATTGGCCCGCCCGGATGCTGGCCCGCCTCGGGGAGCTGTATCTGCTGGTGCGCGCGTTTCTGCGGCTGCCCGAGCTGGCCGAAGATGCCCGCCAGGAGGTGCTGCAGCTGGTGGGCGTACCCCTCAGGAAGGAAGACGTGCAGGCCACCCAGCCCGCCATACCCGACGAATGGCGCGTGCTGGCCCTGACCACAACCGAGGAAGAGCGCCTGACTGTGCGGCGCGCCTGGCTGCAGGGCCGCCAGACCGGCCGTTTCGCGCTGGTGGTGGAGTTTTCCTTCGGCGGGCAGGCCTTTGTCACGCCCCTGCTGCCCGATGGCTCCTACGCCGGGGAGTTGACGTTTTATCCGGGATTACTGCCGTTGCGGGCTATTCCCGGCCAGCTCACATTTCAAGGCACCAGCCAGGGAAGCAGCGCCCCCACCGGCAGCTGCGGGCCAGCGCAGCTGCTGGAGGAATACGCCGGCGCACTGGGCCGTCAGCCGTGGTTTCGCGAGTGGCCGGCCCTGCTTACCGGTGGTGTGCCCGTCCCTACCGCCGAGGGCTGGATGCTGCGGTTTCCGGCCGGGTCCGGCGGGCCGGATGCAACCAATGGTACTTCCCGGGAAAACACCACCACTGCCATTCGCCTGCTCTGCGACGACCTGTTTGGCTGGGAGCTACGGGCCATCAGTGGAGGGGAACCGCTAACGATATTCGGGGAATGGACCGGCCAGGGCCTGCGCCCGCTGGTAGGCTGGAACGCCGTAGCGGAACGACAAACTACCTAG
- a CDS encoding DUF5691 domain-containing protein codes for MPESPTSSPTLRPAADWQRLLRVALLGTRQSPDELPAVPGFALPDPTPEHREKHALLTAGVLSTIRKAGYQPIVAAASLAAVAPPETQADLGPNGTQLLQQLLEGQYPELLPEFLSALADNQRRAPHQLLVLLLEHARSRPALHRAAAAVLGQRGAWLAAQNPAWQALLAASEQATEETAWETGTIGQRALYLEALRRREPAHARELLAAVLPQEPARHQAQLLATLQSQLSSDDTPLLEQYLTAKSKEVRQTVMPLLVRLPDAPLVEQLWQRAEPLVRLKTGLLSKKLLVELPATDWDKTWLLDGIEQKDGRFQGEKAAVLGQLLSLIPPRRWADHWHLTPAKILDRAADTEWAALLLTAWAEAAVLHQDATWAEALLEWFYEQPRKQLSTLPTAGLAQLLPPGRLTSVVLPLLNATPHLHPEVRWLPLLQLVPAPWPEHLTHRVVEVLRDTLSKPAELYRIQYAAGQLLEYMARVVPAAQYRLCAEPLQPLLQDVPYLHNSVVRLLNTLHFRQQLAEVLLE; via the coding sequence ATGCCCGAAAGCCCCACCTCCTCGCCCACCCTGCGCCCCGCCGCCGACTGGCAGCGGCTGCTACGCGTGGCCCTGCTGGGCACCCGCCAAAGCCCCGACGAGCTGCCCGCCGTACCCGGCTTCGCCCTGCCCGACCCCACGCCCGAACACCGCGAAAAGCACGCCCTGCTGACGGCCGGCGTGCTAAGCACTATTCGTAAGGCAGGCTACCAACCCATCGTGGCCGCCGCTTCGTTGGCCGCCGTAGCGCCCCCCGAAACGCAGGCAGACCTGGGCCCAAACGGCACTCAGCTGCTGCAACAGCTGCTTGAAGGCCAGTATCCGGAGTTACTGCCGGAGTTCCTGTCGGCGCTGGCCGATAACCAGCGGCGGGCGCCGCATCAGCTGCTGGTGCTACTGCTGGAGCATGCCCGCTCCCGGCCGGCCCTGCACCGGGCCGCCGCGGCCGTACTCGGGCAGCGCGGGGCCTGGCTGGCGGCCCAGAACCCGGCGTGGCAGGCGCTACTGGCGGCCTCGGAGCAGGCGACGGAGGAAACGGCCTGGGAAACCGGCACCATCGGGCAGCGGGCCTTGTACCTGGAAGCGCTGCGCCGCCGCGAGCCGGCCCACGCCCGCGAGCTGCTGGCGGCAGTACTACCCCAGGAGCCAGCCCGGCACCAGGCCCAGCTGCTGGCAACGCTTCAGTCGCAGCTTTCCTCGGATGATACGCCGCTGCTGGAACAGTACCTCACCGCCAAAAGCAAGGAAGTACGCCAGACCGTAATGCCCCTGCTGGTGCGCCTGCCCGACGCCCCGCTTGTGGAGCAGCTCTGGCAGCGGGCCGAGCCGCTGGTGCGCCTCAAAACCGGCCTGCTCAGCAAAAAGCTGTTGGTAGAGCTGCCCGCCACCGACTGGGATAAAACCTGGCTACTCGATGGAATTGAGCAGAAGGACGGCCGTTTTCAGGGCGAAAAAGCGGCCGTGCTCGGGCAGCTTCTGTCCCTGATTCCGCCCCGGCGCTGGGCCGACCACTGGCACCTCACGCCTGCCAAAATCCTTGACCGGGCCGCCGATACTGAATGGGCCGCGCTGCTGCTCACGGCCTGGGCCGAAGCCGCCGTGCTGCACCAGGACGCCACCTGGGCCGAGGCCTTGCTGGAATGGTTTTACGAGCAGCCGCGCAAGCAGCTCTCCACGTTGCCCACCGCTGGTCTGGCCCAGCTTCTGCCGCCGGGCCGCCTCACCAGCGTGGTACTGCCCCTGCTCAACGCCACGCCGCACCTGCACCCGGAGGTACGCTGGCTGCCATTGCTGCAGCTGGTGCCCGCGCCCTGGCCGGAGCACCTGACGCACCGGGTGGTGGAGGTGTTGCGCGATACCCTCAGCAAGCCCGCCGAGCTGTACCGCATTCAGTACGCGGCCGGGCAGCTGCTGGAGTACATGGCCCGCGTGGTGCCCGCCGCCCAGTACCGCCTCTGCGCCGAGCCCCTGCAGCCCCTGCTCCAAGATGTACCCTACCTGCACAACAGCGTCGTGCGCCTGCTCAACACCCTGCACTTCCGCCAGCAGCTCGCCGAGGTACTGCTCGAATGA
- a CDS encoding ATP-binding protein, protein MSTTPETAVLRPHAEDVYAEELAALRAADHDRPKPPNWHLSPWATVTYLLGGKLDNGFEIEPKYIGQRRLMEIAVATLATDRALLLLGVPGTAKSWVSEHLTAAISGRSDLLVQGTAGTSEDAIRYSWNYARLIAEGPSLGALVPSPLFKGMQEGRLVRLEELTRIPSDVQDTLITMLSEKVLPIPELSTEVQAVSGFNVIATANDRDKGVNELSSALRRRFNTVVLPLPTSAEEEVRIVQTRVEKQGKALQLPVEAPALEQISRLVTIFRELRSGVTENGKTKLKSPSGTLSTGEAISVMNSGLALAAYFGDGTLRAHDLAAGLTGAVLKDPVQDRTVWLEYLETVVKERDGWKDLYRACREVVE, encoded by the coding sequence ATGTCTACCACGCCCGAAACCGCCGTCCTGCGCCCGCACGCCGAGGATGTGTACGCCGAAGAGCTGGCCGCTCTGCGCGCCGCCGACCACGACCGGCCCAAGCCCCCGAACTGGCACCTCTCGCCCTGGGCCACCGTCACGTATTTGCTGGGCGGCAAGCTGGATAACGGCTTCGAAATCGAGCCCAAGTACATCGGGCAGCGGCGGCTGATGGAAATTGCCGTGGCCACCCTGGCTACCGACCGCGCCCTGCTGCTGCTGGGCGTGCCGGGCACGGCCAAAAGCTGGGTGTCGGAGCACCTGACTGCGGCCATCAGCGGCCGGTCGGATTTGCTGGTTCAGGGCACGGCGGGCACTTCCGAGGACGCCATTCGTTACTCCTGGAACTACGCGCGCCTCATTGCCGAAGGGCCTTCTCTGGGCGCGCTGGTGCCCTCGCCCCTGTTCAAGGGCATGCAGGAAGGCCGCCTGGTGCGCCTCGAGGAGCTCACCCGCATCCCCTCCGACGTGCAGGACACGCTCATCACCATGCTCTCCGAAAAAGTGCTGCCCATCCCGGAGCTATCCACCGAGGTGCAGGCCGTGAGCGGCTTCAACGTCATTGCCACCGCCAACGACCGGGACAAGGGCGTGAACGAGCTCAGCAGCGCGTTGCGCCGCCGCTTCAACACGGTGGTACTGCCCCTGCCGACCTCCGCAGAGGAGGAAGTGCGCATTGTGCAGACGCGGGTGGAAAAGCAGGGCAAGGCGCTGCAGCTGCCCGTGGAGGCCCCGGCCCTGGAGCAGATCAGCCGCCTCGTGACCATCTTCCGGGAGCTGCGCTCGGGCGTGACGGAGAACGGCAAAACCAAGCTCAAAAGCCCCAGCGGCACGCTCAGCACCGGCGAGGCCATTTCGGTGATGAACAGCGGCCTGGCCCTGGCCGCCTACTTCGGCGACGGCACCCTGCGCGCCCACGACCTGGCCGCCGGCCTCACCGGCGCCGTGCTCAAAGACCCCGTGCAGGACCGCACCGTCTGGCTCGAATACCTCGAAACCGTGGTAAAAGAACGGGACGGCTGGAAAGATTTGTACCGGGCGTGCCGGGAGGTGGTGGAGTAG
- a CDS encoding DUF5682 family protein has product MPTDLRLFGIRHHGPGSAASLVHALDAYQPDVVLLECPADAEAALAAALHPEMVPPVALLVYNPKQHQQASFLPFAEFSPEWQAIHWCHRHGAHLRCFDLPMALRFGMPDEVPDVAPLHLAPSEPALEAEFNSTTEAPEQDVELELEASSPSLPERGLGGEAPDRDSAGEVPRDPISYLAELDGYADGERWWELRLEQAPGHADTFAVVLDLMTALREELNLPETEETLLREAFMRETMRATLRQGYQRVAVVCGAWHAPVLRPELLKKEDKARLKGLKKVATAATWIPWTFERLSTASGYGAGVGSPAWYELLFTTPRAEVVTHWMVRAARLLRSRDLDASAAHAIEGVRLAHTLAAVRGRELPGIEELQEAAVAILGGGYPETLELVQRELVVGERLGAVPPEQPATPLQQDVQLQQKATRLKPEATARTLDLDLRKELDLSRSHLLHRLRLLDIRWGQPRRAHGKAGTFHELWELQWQPEYALNVLDAGRLGNTVLAAAAAKAAARAAEAPDLEAVSQLLEEALQADLGPAIGALVARLETLSAGTRDVTHLLAALPPLVNVLRYGNVRRTETVQVATVVHHLIPRLCIGLPQACTGLDYDAARQLLPRLEGSHQAIRLLQDDAQEADWYAALAVVLRNPASSGLLAGAAGRLLFDAHQLAPDAAATALGLALAPAQPTSYATAWIEGFLSGSGLLLLHHRPLFDLLNNWLGELPEDTFREIVPLLRRAFTDFSLPERRQLLDLSRQDHQPVAVAGEDDFDLERGLQVLPGLRALLGC; this is encoded by the coding sequence ATGCCCACCGACCTTCGCCTTTTTGGTATCCGACACCACGGGCCCGGCAGCGCCGCCAGCCTCGTGCACGCCCTCGACGCCTATCAGCCCGATGTGGTGCTGCTGGAGTGCCCCGCCGATGCGGAGGCCGCGCTGGCCGCCGCCCTGCACCCGGAGATGGTGCCGCCAGTGGCCCTGCTCGTGTATAACCCCAAGCAGCACCAGCAGGCCTCATTTCTGCCCTTCGCCGAGTTTTCGCCTGAGTGGCAGGCCATCCACTGGTGCCACCGCCACGGCGCCCACCTGCGCTGCTTCGACCTGCCCATGGCCCTGCGCTTCGGGATGCCGGATGAAGTGCCTGACGTTGCACCTCTCCACCTGGCCCCCTCGGAACCAGCTCTGGAAGCTGAATTTAACTCAACCACGGAAGCGCCAGAACAGGATGTAGAGCTAGAATTAGAAGCTAGTTCCCCCTCTCTACCGGAGAGGGGGTTAGGGGGTGAGGCACCGGATCGGGACTCAGCGGGTGAGGTCCCCCGGGACCCCATCTCCTACCTGGCCGAGCTCGACGGGTACGCCGACGGGGAGCGGTGGTGGGAGCTACGCCTGGAGCAGGCTCCCGGCCACGCCGACACGTTTGCCGTGGTGCTGGACCTAATGACGGCCCTGCGCGAGGAGCTGAACCTGCCCGAAACCGAGGAAACCCTGCTGCGCGAGGCCTTCATGCGCGAAACCATGCGCGCCACCCTGCGCCAGGGCTACCAGCGCGTGGCGGTGGTGTGCGGGGCCTGGCACGCCCCGGTGCTGCGGCCCGAGCTGCTCAAAAAAGAAGACAAAGCCCGCCTCAAGGGCCTCAAGAAAGTAGCCACCGCCGCCACCTGGATTCCGTGGACGTTTGAGCGCCTGTCCACCGCCTCGGGCTACGGGGCGGGCGTGGGGTCGCCGGCCTGGTACGAGCTGCTGTTTACCACGCCCCGCGCCGAGGTGGTCACGCACTGGATGGTGCGCGCCGCCCGCCTGCTCCGCTCCCGCGACCTGGACGCCTCCGCCGCCCACGCCATTGAGGGCGTGCGCCTGGCCCACACGCTGGCCGCCGTGCGCGGCCGCGAGCTGCCGGGCATCGAGGAGCTGCAGGAAGCCGCCGTGGCCATCCTGGGCGGGGGCTACCCCGAAACCCTGGAGCTGGTGCAGCGCGAGCTGGTGGTGGGCGAGCGGCTGGGCGCGGTGCCGCCCGAGCAGCCCGCCACGCCGTTGCAGCAGGACGTGCAGCTGCAACAGAAAGCCACCCGCCTCAAGCCCGAAGCCACCGCCCGCACCCTCGACCTGGATTTGCGCAAGGAGCTGGACCTGAGCCGCAGCCACCTGCTGCACCGCCTGCGCCTGCTCGATATCCGCTGGGGCCAGCCGCGCCGGGCCCACGGCAAGGCCGGCACCTTCCACGAGCTGTGGGAGCTGCAGTGGCAGCCCGAGTACGCCCTCAACGTGCTGGATGCGGGCCGCCTGGGCAACACCGTGCTGGCCGCCGCCGCCGCCAAAGCTGCTGCCCGCGCCGCCGAAGCCCCCGACCTGGAAGCCGTGAGCCAGCTGCTGGAAGAAGCCTTGCAGGCCGACCTCGGCCCGGCCATCGGGGCGCTGGTGGCCCGGCTCGAAACCCTCTCGGCCGGCACCCGCGACGTAACCCACCTACTGGCGGCCCTGCCCCCGCTGGTGAACGTGCTGCGCTACGGCAACGTGCGCCGCACCGAAACCGTCCAGGTAGCCACCGTAGTGCACCACCTGATACCGCGCCTATGCATCGGCCTGCCCCAAGCCTGCACCGGCCTCGACTACGACGCGGCCCGCCAGCTGCTACCCCGCCTCGAGGGCAGCCACCAGGCCATCCGGCTGCTGCAGGACGACGCTCAGGAAGCCGACTGGTACGCGGCCCTGGCCGTGGTGCTGCGCAATCCGGCTTCGTCGGGCCTGCTGGCCGGGGCGGCGGGGCGGCTGTTGTTCGATGCCCACCAGCTGGCTCCCGATGCCGCCGCCACGGCCCTTGGCCTGGCTTTGGCGCCCGCCCAGCCCACCAGCTACGCCACCGCCTGGATCGAGGGTTTTCTCAGCGGCAGCGGGCTGCTGCTGCTCCACCACCGCCCCCTCTTCGACCTGCTCAACAACTGGCTTGGGGAGCTGCCCGAAGACACTTTTCGGGAAATCGTGCCTCTGCTGCGCCGCGCCTTCACCGATTTCAGCCTGCCCGAACGCCGCCAGCTCCTCGACCTCTCCCGCCAGGACCACCAGCCGGTTGCCGTTGCCGGCGAAGACGACTTCGACCTGGAACGCGGCCTGCAGGTGCTGCCGGGGCTGCGGGCGTTGCTGGGCTGTTGA
- a CDS encoding Imm51 family immunity protein — MPTTYPFLVADLAEKAEPGRQERILVNLSSMDDYYNVFEKYGFSGSGASWAEHIETILEEHAPALLDHVELAGQGEIFLAFTDGPAATEQFLALIQPIFGDLGSLSKYLAQADPGDFFE; from the coding sequence ATGCCTACCACCTACCCTTTCCTGGTTGCCGATTTGGCAGAGAAGGCCGAGCCCGGCCGCCAGGAGCGCATTCTAGTCAATCTTTCCAGCATGGATGACTACTACAACGTGTTTGAGAAGTACGGCTTCAGCGGCAGCGGTGCCAGCTGGGCCGAGCACATCGAAACCATTCTGGAGGAGCACGCCCCGGCCCTGCTCGACCACGTGGAGCTGGCCGGCCAGGGCGAAATCTTCCTGGCCTTCACCGACGGCCCCGCCGCCACCGAGCAGTTCCTGGCCCTGATCCAACCCATTTTCGGCGACCTAGGCAGCCTCAGCAAATACCTCGCCCAGGCCGACCCCGGCGACTTTTTTGAGTAA
- a CDS encoding VWA domain-containing protein — protein sequence MKPATDTATRWKLVLGSEADAQNQIAFDTDYRGMDDVLTSLYDQSERKAGLGGSAPRVSRWLGDIRTYFPTDVVAVMQRDAMDRLGLHQLLLEPEILRTVQADVQLVGMLMSLSRVMPQKVKHTAREVVGRVVKELEQKLSNPLRQAVQGALSRAVRNPRPRYREINWAATIRANLKHYQPEQRTIIPERLVGFGRRGQALKEVVLCVDQSGSMASSVVYAGVFGAVLASIKAVKTHMVVFDTSVVNLSENLQDPVDLLFGVQLGGGTDINLALGYCQQLITRPTDTILVLISDLYEGGNEQQMLKKAAALRAAGVTVVALLALSDDGAPSFDRRVAEQLAALDIPSFACTPHQFPGLMAAAIQGQKLQV from the coding sequence ATGAAACCTGCTACTGACACCGCCACCCGCTGGAAGCTCGTGCTGGGCTCCGAGGCCGATGCCCAGAACCAGATTGCCTTCGATACCGACTACCGGGGCATGGACGACGTGCTGACCTCGCTCTATGATCAGTCGGAGCGCAAGGCCGGGCTGGGCGGATCCGCGCCGCGCGTGAGCCGCTGGCTGGGCGACATCCGCACCTACTTCCCCACCGACGTGGTGGCCGTGATGCAGCGCGACGCCATGGACCGCCTGGGGCTGCACCAGCTGCTGCTGGAGCCCGAAATCCTGCGCACGGTGCAGGCCGATGTGCAGCTGGTGGGCATGCTCATGTCGCTGAGCCGGGTGATGCCCCAGAAGGTGAAGCACACCGCCCGCGAGGTGGTGGGCCGGGTGGTGAAGGAGCTGGAGCAGAAGCTCTCGAACCCGCTGCGACAGGCGGTGCAGGGCGCGTTGAGCCGGGCCGTGCGCAACCCCCGCCCCCGCTACCGCGAAATTAACTGGGCGGCTACCATCCGGGCTAACCTCAAGCACTACCAGCCCGAGCAGCGCACCATCATTCCGGAGCGGCTGGTGGGGTTCGGGCGGCGCGGGCAGGCCCTCAAGGAAGTTGTGCTGTGCGTGGACCAGAGCGGCTCCATGGCCTCCTCGGTGGTGTACGCGGGAGTATTCGGGGCGGTGCTGGCCTCCATCAAGGCCGTGAAAACGCACATGGTGGTGTTTGATACCAGTGTGGTGAACCTCTCGGAAAACCTGCAGGACCCGGTGGATTTGCTGTTCGGGGTGCAGCTGGGCGGCGGCACCGACATCAACCTGGCCCTGGGCTACTGCCAGCAACTCATCACCCGCCCCACTGATACCATTCTGGTGCTCATCAGCGACCTGTACGAGGGCGGCAACGAGCAGCAGATGCTCAAAAAAGCCGCCGCCCTGCGCGCCGCGGGTGTCACGGTAGTAGCCCTGCTGGCCCTTTCCGACGACGGCGCCCCCAGCTTCGACCGGCGCGTGGCCGAACAGCTGGCCGCCCTCGACATTCCCTCCTTCGCCTGCACCCCGCACCAGTTTCCGGGCCTGATGGCGGCGGCTATTCAGGGCCAGAAGCTGCAGGTGTAG
- a CDS encoding DUF1810 family protein, translating into MKLKSSMTLFAALDGANPIFQQVLETFFGGAPDDKTLLILRRHP; encoded by the coding sequence GTGAAACTGAAGTCATCGATGACGCTTTTTGCCGCGCTAGACGGCGCTAACCCGATTTTTCAGCAAGTGCTGGAAACATTTTTCGGCGGCGCGCCGGACGACAAAACGCTGCTGATTCTGCGGCGGCATCCGTAG